Proteins co-encoded in one Aethina tumida isolate Nest 87 chromosome 7, icAetTumi1.1, whole genome shotgun sequence genomic window:
- the LOC126266278 gene encoding uncharacterized protein LOC126266278, translating into MSKNMKTSAVTHTSPFIKLPRFMENEPQFWFDIVDMKFNIARIYNPVVRFQIAFSALSPNAALLAQDLIHLPWTNVSYSRLKHRVTTCIFALQESRARQLFVNETMGDDKPSVFLERLKTLAGANISKSVLRAVWTSLLEPAAIRVHVEVNYDSPLRKAAEIGDRMYEIIKLEREMRRALAATAEVKGQYIDEEE; encoded by the coding sequence ATGTCGAAAAACATGAAAACTTCTGCGGTCACTCATACATCCCCCTTCATCAAATTACCAAGGTTCATGGAAAACGAACCGCAATTCTGGTTCGACATAGTCGATATGAAGTTCAACATAGCCAGAATCTACAATCCAGTGGTGCGATTCCAAATAGCTTTCAGTGCACTAAGCCCCAATGCAGCGTTACTTGCACAAGACCTTATCCACCTGCCATGGACCAACGTGTCATACTCCAGACTAAAGCATAGAGTGACCACTTGTATCTTTGCATTGCAAGAAAGTAGAGCTCGTCAGCTTTTCGTAAACGAAACCATGGGAGACGATAAACCCTCCGTGTTTCTGGAACGTTTAAAGACATTGGCGGGTGCGAACATATCCAAGTCAGTTCTTAGAGCAGTTTGGACAAGTCTTCTCGAACCTGCTGCCATCCGGGTGCACGTTGAAGTAAACTATGATTCACCCTTGAGAAAGGCTGCTGAAATCGGCGACCGTATGTACGAGATAATCAAGCTAGAAAGAGAGATGAGAAGGGCATTAGCAGCCACTGCAGAGGTTAAAGGACAATATATTGATGAAGAAGAATGA
- the LOC109594558 gene encoding uncharacterized protein LOC109594558, whose translation MRIIVQSSLILLLLCYIQTATSHRYEPPESYSHHHHKGGKSFTLRSIDTESKPNASIEKIVVNDSAPLKIIVTREVGNTSITENVKNISTVALEVQKNDTDIKVEVNATEEVKNVTKRGCCDEKRTDLNKQTKRQAETSETLQNKISRDIDNVMTNFNLDKVIRNIRSNNITNQSLDDVSSLNITKRFTSNIPPSDVVASNNSDIKLTIRDDTMQIDLSSNRPNGGPLKGVISEEQRMRHNKTLVKRNTECKCGVFPKETIAFNETAIISKSISNLCGKENDTWECERQCKELLLKESTPEKLCAIVVDGSNLIIHHFAMACDDRWRCLHAPSTNLCCKDKNPIAC comes from the exons ATGAGAATTATTGTACAGTCAAGTCTTATTTTGTTGCTGCTCTGTTATATTCA GACAGCAACCAGTCATCGTTATGAGCCACCTGAAAGTTACAGCCACCACCATCACAAAGGAGGAAAAAGTTTTACTCTTCGCAGCATCGACACCGAGTCAAAACCTAATGCATCTATAGAAAAGATTGTTGTAAATGATTCAGcgcctttaaaaattattgttacaaGAGAAGTTGGCAACACCAGCATtactgaaaatgttaaaaatattagtacagTTGCATTAGAGGTACAAAAGAACGATACTGATATTAAAGTGGAAGTAAATGCTACCGAagaagtaaaaaatgttaccAAAAGAGGTTGTTGTGATGAGAAGAGGACGGATCTTAATAAACAGACAAAACGTCAAGCGGAAACCAGTGAgacattacaaaataaaatatccagAGATATAGACAATGTAAtgaccaattttaatttggataAAGTGATTAGAAACATCAGATCTAACAACATCACAAACCAGTCATTGGATGATGTTTCAAGTTTGAATATAACGAAGAGATTTACTAGTAATATTCCACCAAGTGACGTTGTTGCATCCAATAATTCTGACATCAAGCTTACTATTAGAGACGATACAATGCAGATTGATTTATCAAGCAACAGGCCAAACGGTGGGCCCCTTAAAGGCGTTATTTCAGAGGAACAAAGAATGAGACATAACAAGACTTTGGTGAAGAGAAACACTGAATGCAAATGTGGAGTATTCCCTAAGGAAACCATAGCATTTAACGAGACTGCTATTATTAGTAAATCTATCAGTAATTTATGTGGCAAGGAAAACGATACATGGGAATGTGAAAGACAATGCAAGGAATTATTGCTGAAGGAAAGTACCCCTGAAAAGTTGTGTGCCATTGTCGTCGATGGATCAAATTTGATT atACATCACTTTGCCATGGCTTGCGACGACAGATGGAGATGTCTTCATGCTCCCTCAACAAACTTATGTTGCAAGGACAAGAATCCGATAGCCTGTTGA
- the LOC109594563 gene encoding uncharacterized protein LOC109594563 has translation MKIIILIILLILLNSLQGSDISWRVECECEERYRLEDEAAAVAAAIAASQANKYKRTNMKSQILQPIKSISGKTEQKFRPEDETKAVAAPQNENKKSETETQIIQPIISSTIELTDIEKQLNRPPKENTEENYRGEKLDKNISKREINFRDTSNTKNSILKLLLENKNMEIFMEFNSPKGAIFTRQAPNGKSYKRHNECKCAIFENTSVKEKELPLFIKTIHDVCGNEAGLENCEQKCNEEMTNQEFDNNACNAIGENKIIFMAYFVEACNSVGGWKSLGISSKMLCCQENISVTCDI, from the exons ATGAAAATCATTATActcattattttacttatattgttaaattctcTTCA GGGATCGGATATAAGCTGGAGAGTTGAATGCGAATGTGAAGAAAGATATAGATTAGAAGATGAAGCGGCAGCTGTAGCAGCAGCTATAGCAGCGAGTCAGgctaataaatacaaaagaacCAATATGAAATCACAAATTCTACAaccaataaaatcaatatccgGAAAAACTGAACAAAAGTTTAGACCAGAAGATGAAACAAAAGCAGTAGCAGCGCCTCagaatgaaaacaaaaaatctgaAACTGAAACCCAAATAATACAGCCAATAATAAGTTCAACGATCGAGTTAACTGATATAGAAAAACAGTTAAACAGACCACCTAAAGAAAATACTGAAGAGAATTACAGAGGAGAGAAActcgataaaaatatatccaaacGGGAAATAAATTTCCGAGACACATCGAATACCAAGAACTCAATACTAAAACTGCTGcttgagaataaaaatatggaaatattcATGGAATTCAACAGTCCAAAGGGAGCGATATTTACAAGACAAGCACCAAATGGAAAATCGTACAAAAGACACAACGAATGCAAATGTGCAATTTTTGAGAACACGTCTGTTAAAGAAAAAGAACTTCCTCTGTTTATCAAGACCATTCATGATGTCTGTGGGAACGAGGCAGGATTAGAGAATTGTGAACAGAAGTGTAATGAAGAAATGACGAATCAAGAATTCGACAATAATGCTTGCAATGCAATtggagaaaataaaattattttc ATGGCGTATTTTGTTGAAGCTTGCAACAGTGTTGGAGGTTGGAAGTCGCTTggtatttcttcaaaaatgttGTGTTGCCAAGAAAACATTTCTGTAACTTGCGATATTTAG
- the LOC109594574 gene encoding cyclin-dependent kinase inhibitor 1, which produces MVQNHQMAPHHLDQVRRRLFVDEPSEIESENQNLMPNLNNDINRLTKQMTENAKLKWNFDFATETPLEGEWEWEKVTSEEKSPQTLNNQAKQ; this is translated from the exons ATGgt acaAAACCATCAAATGGCTCCCCACCACTTGGACCAGGTTCGTCGACGACTCTTCGTAGACGAACCGTCGGAAATAGAATCAGAAAATCAAAACCTGATGCCTAATCTTAATAACGACATTAATAGACTGACAAAGCAAATGACTGAAAACGCAAAGCTTAAATGGAATTTCGATTTCGCCACGGAAACTCCTTTGGAAGGCGAGTGGGAATGGGAGAAGGTAACATCGGAAGAAAAATCGCcacaaactttaaataatcagGCGAAGCAGTAA